A genomic region of Candidozyma auris chromosome 5, complete sequence contains the following coding sequences:
- a CDS encoding NAD+ transporter, giving the protein MDLELRHNDPKTFPVTHKIEALGRVSPPPLLKKMSEYQLVTIAGAASGFLAGVVLDWLNHFAASLTAGSTSSIAVNPIWVVKTRLMLQTGSEKVYYKGTLDAFRTMYNTEGVGVFYSGLVPSLFGLVHVGIHFPVYEALKRSLHVSDSSQISHGSYHKLWRLIAASTISKVIASTVTYPHEILRTRMQMQKSANSSSVTLRSWIRSIYNREGLRGFYAGYLTNLARTLPASAVTLVSFEYFKTYLLEISGKV; this is encoded by the exons ATGGACCTAGAGCTAAGGCACAATGATCCAAAGACTTTTCCCGTCACTCACAAGATCGAGGCTTTGGGCAGAGTGCTGCCGCCGCCACTCCTAAAGAAGATGCTGGAGTATCAACTTGTCACCATAGCCGGCGCTGCGTCGGGGTTTTTGGCCGGTGTGGTT CTCGACTGGCTCAACCACTTTGCAGCGTCTTTGACTGCAGGCTCGACATCCTCCATTGCTGTCAACCCAATCTGGGTGGTTAAAACCCGTCTCATGCTACAGACGGGGTCCGAAAAAGTGTACTATAAGGGAACCCTTGATGCGTTCCGAACCATGTATAATACAGAAGGCGTGGGTGTGTTCTATAGTGGGTTGGtaccttctcttttcgGTCTTGTCCATGTGGGAATTCACTTCCCCGTGTATGAGGCTTTGAAACGCTCTCTTCATGTTAGCGACTCCAGTCAAATCTCCCATGGCAGCTACCACAAATTGTGGCGCCTTATTGCCGCTTCCACCATCTCCAAAGTCATAGCATCTACTGTCACGTACCCACACGAAATTCTACGAACTAGAATGCAAATGCAAAAGAGTGCCAACTCCTCTTCCGTTACCTTGCGCAGTTGGATTAGATCTATATACAATAGAGAGGGACTTCGAGGATTCTATGCTGGTTACTTAACCAACTTAGCCCGCACATTACCAGCGTCGGCTGTCACGCTTGTCAGCTTTGAGTACTTCAAGACGTATTTATTGGAGATCAGCGGTAAAGTCTGA
- a CDS encoding SDR family oxidoreductase → MSTTVLISGASGFIGLHIVQELVKKGYNVVGSVRSDEKGEYVKNASGNPDKFTYEIVEDIEKEGAFNEFVKKHQEATVFLHTASPFHFNASNVEKDLLLPAVNGTKNAFQSIKENGPNIKRVVVTSSYAAIASAEMDQQADKTWDESSWNDITWEKALESPVAGYYGSKTFAEKAAWDFVKENKPNFVLSTVNPVYVFGPQPTNQFKTTQLNTSYELINSILKIKGTEEKVNPVSGSAVDVRDVAKAHLVAFEKDEAKEQRLFLTSGPFTQQTILDILHTNFSSEAQHVPIGEPGSDREEVKKRATLNNDKTRKLLGFELISVEQSIADSAKQILEVEGKLKVNTLNSKHQQL, encoded by the coding sequence ATGTCCACTACTGTTTTGATTTCAGGTGCTTCAGGCTTCATTGGGTTGCACATTGTTCAGGAACTTGTAAAGAAGGGGTACAACGTTGTCGGCTCTGTCAGAAGCGACGAGAAAGGCGAATATGTGAAGAACGCCTCTGGTAATCCAGACAAGTTCACTTACGAGATTGTTGAAgacattgaaaaagaaggtgccTTCAATgaatttgtcaagaagcaTCAAGAAGCTACTGTGTTTTTGCACACTGCTTCTCCTTTCCACTTCAATGCCTCTAATGTCGAAAAAGACTTGCTTTTGCCCGCTGTCAACGGTACAAAAAACGCTTTTCAGTCAATCAAGGAGAACGGGCCAAACATCAAGAGAGTGGTCGTCACTTCTTCGTATGCTGCCATTGCATCCGCTGAGATGGACCAGCAAGCGGACAAGACTTGGGATGAATCGTCCTGGAACGATATCACCTGGGAGAAGGCATTGGAAAGCCCTGTTGCAGGTTACTATGGCTCAAAGACATTTGCAGAGAAGGCTGCATGGGACTTTGTCAAGGAGAACAAGCCCAACTTCGTCTTGTCCACTGTAAACCCAGTGTACGTGTTTGGACCGCAACCAACAAACCAATTCAAAACCACTCAGTTGAACACCTCCTATGAGCTTATCAATAGCATCTTGAAAATCAAGGGTACCGAAGAGAAGGTAAACCCAGTCAGTGGATCTGCTGTAGATGTGAGAGATGTTGCCAAGGCTCACCTTGTCGCTTTTGAGAAAGACGAGGCCAAGGAGCAGCGTTTGTTCTTGACGTCAGGACCATTTACTCAGCAGACAATCTTGGATATCTTGCACACCAACTTCTCGAGCGAAGCACAGCATGTGCCTATTGGCGAGCCAGGCTCCGACAGAGAAGAggtcaagaagagagctACTCTCAACAACGACAAGACTAGAAAGCTCTTAGGATTTGAATTGATCTCAGTGGAACAGTCTATTGCCGACAGTGCCAAGCAGATTCTTGAGGTCGAGGGTAAGCTCAAAGTGAACACGCTCAACTCGAAGCATCAGCAATTGTAA